AACATTCATGGCTTTTAGATTTAAATTAATAATCAGAAAATCCAGTAATTTAGTATAATGTGGGTATGATAGATTTTAGGTTGTAAAAAAAATACTTTACAAAATAAATGTAAAGTATTGATTAGTAAAGGTATGTATTATTTTTATTCAAATTTGATTTACGGAATATATTTCTAAAATAATCCGTTTAGTTCTGCATCAATTCGGTTGAATATATTTCCTAAATCTTCTGGATTATCAACAAAATTAATATTGTCGACATCTATAATTAGTAATTTTCCTTTGTTGTAAGTGTGAATCCAAGCTTCGTAACGTTCATTCAAACGACTTAGATAATCAATTGAAATTGAATTTTCATATTCGCGACCACGTTTGTGAATTTGTCCCACTAGGTTAGGGATTGAGCTTCTTAAATAGATTAATAAATCAGGTGGCTGAACCAATGATTCCATTAATTCGAAAAGAGAAGAATAATTTTGAAAATCACGATTTGTCATTAAACCCATTGCATAAAGATTAGGAGCAAAAATATGTGCATCTTCATAAATGGTTCTATCTTGAATGATTTTTTTTCCGCTTTCGCGAATTTGCATCACTTGACGAAAACGGCTATTCAAGAAATAGATTTGTAAGTTAAAAGACCAACGTTCCATTTGATGGTAAAAGTCATCTAAATAAGGATTGTCTACTACGTCTTCAAAATGAGGTTCCCACTTAAAATGTTTAGCTAATAAACGAGTCAATGTAGTTTTTCCTGACCCAATGTTTCCTGCTACTGCTATGTGCATTACGGTTTTGTGATTTTATAATTTGTAATTCCTTCGGATGTAAAAATAGATAAAATTTGGTCTTTGTAAGAGAAATTTTGTAACGTTTTTTCTAAAATCTCAATTTTTATTAACATTTCCTGATTTGGTAATTTATAATCTCCAAAATAAAGGATGTTGTTTGTAGTAAAAATAAATTGATTCTCATTTAAGATTTGAATCATTTCAAAATTTGGAATTTTTCCTATTCGAGTTATTTTGCCATACATATCGCAAGAATACGAGTCGTTTTTATCGTCAATCCAATACAATTTATTAGAATCAGATTGATAATGTTTTATTTTATTTGGAATTGGCGTTGAGATACTTTTAGAAGTTTTTTTCAGGTAATCGTAAAGTTCAATTTGTTGATTTAAACTATTTAAAACCCACAATTTATTTTGTGATGCAATACCAATTGCTGAAACTAGTAATGGGGTTATGCTTTCTGAAAAGTTAATTTTCTGAGATTCATTTAATTGATTGTCTAATAGAATTGCAGTGTTGAAATCTTCATAAAACAAAACTATTTTCAGAGGGTTTTGAAAGTTTACTTTTGTGATTTTTCCTAAAGAAGGATTTTTATACTGAAACGATTCGTCTTCTTTTGTTTTTGATAAAGTATTATCTTTAATGGAATAGTAAAAACCAAATTGGTCATAACCTAAGAATTGATCAGTTTTGACAGGAATGTGATTTAATTTTGAAACCAGTAGTTTTTGGTTTTGTCCAAAAGTAATAGACAAAGTGCTTAAAAATAAAAGTACAATCAGGTTTTTCATAATTTCAGCAAATTACAAAAAAAAGTATCAAATTTTATTTTTTGAATTATTAAAAAAAAACCATTCGTACTTGCCGAATGGTTTTTTGTATAAAATAAGTTGAGATGATTACAATCCGAAAGCAGCCTTTACTTGCGCCACAAAATCTAATTTTTCCCAAGTGAACAATTCAACTTCAAGCGTTTTAGTTTCGCCTCCTGGAGCTGAAAAAGTCTTAGTTACGGTTTCTGGAGTACGCCCCATGTGTCCGTAAGCAGCAGTTTCACTATAAATAGGATTTCTTAATTTTAAGCGTTGCTCAATAAAGTAAGGACGCATATCAAAAATAGCTTCTACTTTTTTAGCAATTTCACCATTAGTTAAGTTTACTTTTGATGTTCCGTAAGTATCAATAAAAATACCCATTGGTTTTGCAACACCAATTGCATAAGAAACTTGAACTAAAATCTCATCTGCAATACCTGCAGCAACTAAGTTTTTAGCAATATGACGAGTAGCATAAGCAGCACTTCTATCTACTTTACTTGGATCTTTTCCAGAGAATGCACCACCACCGTGAGCACCTTTTCCTCCGTAAGTATCTACGATGATTTTTCTTCCTGTCAATCCAGTGTCTCCGTGAGGTCCTCCAATTACGAATTTTCCTGTTGGGTTGATATGGTATTGAATTTTATCATTGAATAAATGAGCGTGAGCTGGATTTTTTGCAATAATTCTAGGAATTAAAATTTCAACAATGTCTTTTTTGATTTTTGCAAGCATAGCTGCTTCTTCATCAAAATCATCGTGTTGAGTTGAGATAACAATCGCATCAATACGAGTTGGTTTATTATCATCACTATATTCTAAAGTTACTTGCGATTTAGCATCAGGGCGTAAATAAGTGATTTCATTGTTTTCGCGTCTTAAAATAGCTAATTCTTGCAATAATTTATGAGATAAATCAAGTGCCAATGGCATGTAATTTTCTGTTTCGTTAGTTGCGTAACCAAACATCATTCCTTGATCTCCAGCACCTTGTTCTTCTGGATTTGCTCTATCAACACCTTGATTGATATCAGCTGATTGTTCATGAATAGCAGAAAGAATACCACAAGAATTGGCTTCAAACATATATTCACTTTTAGTATAACCAATTTTGCGAATCACATCGCGTGCAATTTGTTGTACATCAAGATACGTGTTTGACTTTACCTCACCAGCTAATATTACTTGACCAGTAGTTACTAAAGTTTCGCATGCTACTTTTGAGTCAGCATCAAATGCTAAAAAGTTATCAATTAATGCATCCGAAATTTGATCTGCAATTTTGTCTGGATGTCCTTCACTTACAGATTCTGACGTAAATAAATAAGCCATAATAATTTATTATTTTAAAATTAAGCGAGGAAAAATAATTGCTGGAAAATACTAAAGAAGAGTTTCTGCTTTAGCATTTTTTTATACTGAAAATTTTCAGCATCCATAATGAATTTGTTTCATTATGAAGAGGTTGCAATCAGTTCAAATTTTTCCTCTTGTATTCGGGTGCAAATGTATGAAACCATTTTGAATTCCAAATTAATCTTAACTTTTTTTTTATCTTTAAATTAGGTTCTATATTCTTGATGTCTCAAATGAGTATTAATTAACGGCGAATTTTTTAATGTTATTTTTTTGAAAAATATTAGGATATATAAATAATTGTTTGCAAATTTGTTCAACAAAAATAGAGAAAATGAAATTTAATGTATGCAATATGTCTAAAGCCATTCAGGAAAATTCCTGCGTGTCGTCTATTGCTTAAATTAAAATAAAATAATATAGCAAAAGCCTCCCGCAAAACGGGAGGCTTTTTTTTTGAATCATATTTAATCACAAATTCTATATATCATGAACAACTTAAAACAAAAACAAATGAACTCATGCAATGTCAAATCAATGATTTGTGCAAAAGCCATGATGTGTGTTTGTGTCAGTTGATTCCGAAAGTATAAGTTTATAACACAACTTAAAACCCTTTTGGATATGTTTCTAAAAGGGTTTTTTATTTACTATTAAATCTTAAAAAATTAAAAATAACTAAAAAAAATAAAAAATTATGAGTACTCAAAAATTCGCAACAAATGCATTGTACAAAGGGCATGGCCTAACAAAGGCAAAAGGTATTATACGTCAACAACTATCAGATGCAGAACAGGTCACAACTAGATTTGCAAAATCGGTTGGGCTAGAAGATATTGAAGATTTGAAAGCGGATTTGCAAACAGTATTCGAAAAACTAACAAGCTAAACACATAGATTCTTAGGAAACTGAGTTTTATGTGTTGGAAATTTTAAAAGAGAGAAAAAATAAAATAACAACTAAAAATTAGTATCATGAACACCTCAAAATATATATCAAAAACGATTCAGTTTCTAAAAGATTCTATAACAAGAACGAACAAGGAAAGTCAATTAAAAAACGAATTGATTCATCCAAGGTTTGAATTGACAACCACTAATGCTTCAATAAAAAAAGAAGTTCCAGACACATTATTATTTTTAATGTATTCTAAAGAAAACGAAGCACTTTTTATTTAAGTAAAGTAACTTTTATCCAAATTGTTCTTCCGAGTGAAGAGGCAAACTATGTGAGCGGTTTGCCCTTCGCCGAGAGGAACAATTTATAAGATCATTTTGTGCAGTTTTTTAAAAAGTGAAATAAAATCAATTCTCCAAAAAATTTGTTTTTTCGAGAAATTAGTAGTTAATTTGTGCCTTTAAGTTCACAAACGTATTGAAATGTTATAAAGAAAGGCAGAGGGATTAGACCCGATGAAGCCTTAGCAACCCTTCGGTAAATCGAAGAAGGTGCTGCATTCTACCACGCTAAACGTGGAAAGATAACACAAAGAATTCTTCTAGTTTATTTCTAGCTTTCTTTCTAATATTTCCAGACACAAATCAAAAATTACAACAGATTTGAAATTGGAAAATAAACCAACTCATATTGCATTACAAAATTTCACTACCGAAAGGGGTGCTTTTTATGCTAGC
Above is a window of Flavobacterium sp. 123 DNA encoding:
- a CDS encoding deoxynucleoside kinase encodes the protein MHIAVAGNIGSGKTTLTRLLAKHFKWEPHFEDVVDNPYLDDFYHQMERWSFNLQIYFLNSRFRQVMQIRESGKKIIQDRTIYEDAHIFAPNLYAMGLMTNRDFQNYSSLFELMESLVQPPDLLIYLRSSIPNLVGQIHKRGREYENSISIDYLSRLNERYEAWIHTYNKGKLLIIDVDNINFVDNPEDLGNIFNRIDAELNGLF
- the metK gene encoding methionine adenosyltransferase, yielding MAYLFTSESVSEGHPDKIADQISDALIDNFLAFDADSKVACETLVTTGQVILAGEVKSNTYLDVQQIARDVIRKIGYTKSEYMFEANSCGILSAIHEQSADINQGVDRANPEEQGAGDQGMMFGYATNETENYMPLALDLSHKLLQELAILRRENNEITYLRPDAKSQVTLEYSDDNKPTRIDAIVISTQHDDFDEEAAMLAKIKKDIVEILIPRIIAKNPAHAHLFNDKIQYHINPTGKFVIGGPHGDTGLTGRKIIVDTYGGKGAHGGGAFSGKDPSKVDRSAAYATRHIAKNLVAAGIADEILVQVSYAIGVAKPMGIFIDTYGTSKVNLTNGEIAKKVEAIFDMRPYFIEQRLKLRNPIYSETAAYGHMGRTPETVTKTFSAPGGETKTLEVELFTWEKLDFVAQVKAAFGL